A single window of Oncorhynchus keta strain PuntledgeMale-10-30-2019 chromosome 34, Oket_V2, whole genome shotgun sequence DNA harbors:
- the LOC118367387 gene encoding myelin-associated glycoprotein-like isoform X1, protein MHITGAERLILIGGLLQGVLCLDFAALMPQNINALSGSCVDIPCSFTLQLGFDSYLTTSCKGIWRKGWPGVQVFDSSLTGTSFNTIQGNLTGNMQQKECTTILNDLPSLNDYFSFRIECDNYLKYNFPELVTIYVKENPSKPTLSPATVNVMEGTSVSLICSAAAPCPLLPPTLTWTPKLSDSVEDLKVTPNRVITSILNFTASHVHHGEKISCTALYKRQAGKSDKSSKTDLTVAVLYSPKNTSVSVSPSDSVVEGRFVILTCSSNANPAVWRYNWYRVIGEQVSTVGASRTLTVQVPADDSYFYCEAINDHGTEKSSVIELDGMYPPKNTSVSVSPSGSVVEGRSVTLTCNSNANPAVKNYTWYKINGTEAVLLGSGESFTLDSKASDSGEYCCEALHALGKEKATVVQLDIQYPPKNTSLSVSPSSSVAEGSSVTLTCSSNANPAVKNYTWYRVEGSEKDIVGSEEDLNISSVTRLSNEKYYCEAQNVHGLQTSEAISINVTFASEILNTSHCIRISATSQIRCFCDSYGNPTPTLVWQLSGESVNHSTNTIIMEEPMGQAGLRSSITIHQSQEEKIQSLVCLSSNFVNFDSFTFDLTSMKTLEGFHLPSLLIGAGVGAGVMMLLCIPLLHFCKHRRARQSPSKRQKDTAEFIVTDEETLFQEEDNVYANKAMLDEALGPNRTVDREIDDTDLLHYANLNFSKLQAKVAERGVGEGEIRGVASKTAEYAVIRLHSTGSIEGGAEKKEAIPALEQGEHAEDHGAKVLEESQAGHESDEEEEVAKDSALPELQGVTNYALSVQEYTESPLGQSEQHNTAETAVDEVTLLSEPKDSANGEEEDTYGNICRGQVISEANCEQPELDRRTSRRV, encoded by the exons ATGCACATCACAGGAGCTGAAAGACTCATCCTCATTGGTGGTCTGCTGCAAG GTGTTCTGTGCCTCGACTTTGCAGCGCTGATGCCTCAGAATATAAATGCTCTGAGTGGATCTTGTGTGGACATTCCCTGCTCATTTACACTGCAATTAGGATTTGATTCGTACCTCACAACTTCATGTAAAGGAATATGGAGGAAAGGGTGGCCAGGAGTACAGGTGTTTGATTCCAGTCTCACAGGGACAAGCTTTAACACCATTCAAGGGAATCTAACTGGGAACATGCAGCAGAAGGAATGTACCACAATCCTGAATGATTTACCTTCTTTAAATGACTACTTTTCATTTAGAATTGAATGTGACAATTATCTGAAATATAATTTTCCAGAACTTGTCACAATTTATGTAAAAG AAAATCCATCCAAACCCACTCTAAGTCCAGCAACAGTAAATGTGATGGAGGGGACCTCAGTGAGTCTGATCTGCTCTGCTGCAGCCCCCTGTCCCTTACTCCCTCCAACTCTGACATGGACCCCCAAACTGAGTGACAGTGTGGAGGATTTGAAGGTGACTCCGAATCGAGTCATAACTTCTATCCTGAACTTTACCGCTTCACATGTCCACCATGGAGAGAAGATCTCCTGCACTGCGCTGTACAAACGACAAGCTGGCAAGAGTGATAAATCATCCAAAACTGATCTGACAGTCGCTGTTCTTT ACTCTCCCAAGAACACCTCAgtgtcagtcagtccctctgaTTCAGTGGTAGAGGGCAGGTTTGTGATTCTGACTTGCAGCAGCAATGCTAACCCAGCAGTGTGGCGCTACAACTGGTACAGAGTTATTGGAGAGCAGGTTTCAACAGTGGGGGCTAGCAGAACGCTAACTGTCCAGGTACCAGCAGATGACAGTTATTTCTACTGTGAAGCCATCAATGACCATGGAACCGAGAAGTCATCTGTCATTGAACTAGATGGAATGT ACCCTCCCAAGAACACCTCAgtgtcagtcagtccctctggTTCAGTGGTAGAGGGCCGCTCTGTGACCCTGACCTGCAACAGCAATGCCAACCCTGCAGTGAAGAACTATACCTGGTACAAAATCAATGGGACTGAGGCTGTCCTTTTAGGATCTGGAGAGAGCTTCACCTTAGACAGTAAAGCAAGTGATAGCGGGGAGTACTGCTGTGAAGCACTGCATGCACTCGGTAAAGAAAAAGCCACAGTTGTTCAGCTGGATATTCAAT ATCCCCCCAAGAACACCTCATTGTCAGTCAGTCCCTCTAGCTCAGTAGCAGAGGGCAGCTCTGTGACTCTGACTTGCAGCAGCAATGCCAACCCAGCAGTGAAGAACTACACCTGGTACAGAGTTGAGGGAAGCGAGAAGGACATTGTCGGGTCTGAAGAGGACCTCAACATCTCCAGTGTGACCAGGCTTTCAAATGAAAAGTACTACTGTGAGGCTCAGAATGTCCATGGACTGCAGACCTCTGAAGCCATCAGTATCAATGTAacgt TTGCTTCAGAGATCCTGAACACCTCTCACTGCATCAGGATTTCAGCTACATCTCAGATCAGATGTTTCTGTGATAGCTATGGGAACCCTACTCCCACACTGGTGTGGCAACTGTCTGGAGAGTCTGTCAATCACTCAACTAACACCATCATCATGGAGGAGCCAATGGGCCAAGCAGGCCTGAGGAGCTCCATCACCATCCACCAATCACAGGAAGAGAAAATACAGAGTCTGGTCTGCCTCAGCTCCAACTTTGTTAATTTTGACAGCTTCACGTTTGACTTAACATCAATGAAAACATTGGAAG GTttccatcttccctctctgttgATCGGGGCTGGTGTGGGGGCAGGAGTGATGATGCTCCTATGCATCCCACTACTTCACTTCTGCAA GCATAGGAGAGCCAGGCAGTCACCAAGCAAAAGACAGAAGGACACAGCAGAGTTCATAGTGACGGATGAG GAGACCCTCTTTCAGGAGGAGGACAATGtctatgccaataaagccatgCTGGATGAGGCCCTCGGGCccaacaggacagtggacagggaAATCGACGACACAGACCTCCTCCACTACGCCAACTTGAACTTCTCCAAACTCCAGGCCAAGGTGGCCGAgcggggggtgggggagggagagatcagGGGAGTCGCCTCCAAAACGGCAGAGTACGCAGTGATCCGCCTGCACTCCACAGGCAGTATCGAGGGAGGGGCTGAGAAGAAGGAGGCCATTCCTGCTCTGGAGCAGGGGGAGCACGCTGAGGACCATGGAGCTAAAGTCTTGGAAGAATCCCAGGCAGGGCACGAGAGTGACGAGGAAGAAGAAGTTGCAAAAGATTCTGCGCTGCCAGAGCTACAGGGTGTGACTAATTATGCCCTCAGTGTCCAGGAGTATACAGAGTCCCCACTGGGACAGTCTGAGCAGCACAACACAGCAGAAACTGCAGTGGACGAGGTGACACTGCTTTCTGAACCGAAAGATTCCGCTAATGGTGAAGAGGAGGACACATATGGGAACATATGTCGTGGTCAGGTCATATCTGAAGCAAATTGTGAACAACCTGAGTTAGATAGGAGGACGAGTAGGAGAGTGTAA
- the LOC118367387 gene encoding myelin-associated glycoprotein-like isoform X2, translating to MHITGAERLILIGGLLQGVLCLDFAALMPQNIKALSGSCVDIPCSFTLQLGFDSYLTTSCKGIWRKGWPGVQVFDSSLTGTSFNTIQGNLTGNMQQKECTTILNDLPSLNDYFSFRIECDNYLKYNFPELVTIYVKENPSKPTLSPATVNVMEGTSVSLICSAAAPCPLLPPTLTWTPKLSDSVEDLKVTPNRVITSILNFTASHVHHGEKISCTALYKRQAGKSDKSSKTDLTVAVLYSPKNTSVSVSPSDSVVEGRFVILTCSSNANPAVWRYNWYRVIGEQVSTVGASRTLTVQVPADDSYFYCEAINDHGTEKSSVIELDGMYPPKNTSVSVSPSGSVVEGRSVTLTCNSNANPAVKNYTWYKINGTEAVLLGSGESFTLDSKASDSGEYCCEALHALGKEKATVVQLDIQYPPKNTSLSVSPSSSVAEGSSVTLTCSSNANPAVKNYTWYRVEGSEKDIVGSEEDLNISSVTRLSNEKYYCEAQNVHGLQTSEAISINVTFASEILNTSHCIRISATSQIRCFCDSYGNPTPTLVWQLSGESVNHSTNTIIMEEPMGQAGLRSSITIHQSQEEKIQSLVCLSSNFVNFDSFTFDLTSMKTLEGFHLPSLLIGAGVGAGVMMLLCIPLLHFCKHRRARQSPSKRQKDTAEFIVTDEETLFQEEDNVYANKAMLDEALGPNRTVDREIDDTDLLHYANLNFSKLQAKVAERGVGEGEIRGVASKTAEYAVIRLHSTGSIEGGAEKKEAIPALEQGEHAEDHGAKVLEESQAGHESDEEEEVAKDSALPELQGVTNYALSVQEYTESPLGQSEQHNTAETAVDEVTLLSEPKDSANGEEEDTYGNICRGQVISEANCEQPELDRRTSRRV from the exons ATGCACATCACAGGAGCTGAAAGACTCATCCTCATTGGTGGTCTGCTGCAAG GTGTTCTGTGCCTCGACTTTGCAGCGCTGATGCCTCAGAATATAAAGGCTCTGAGTGGATCTTGTGTGGACATTCCCTGCTCATTTACACTGCAATTAGGATTTGATTCGTACCTCACAACTTCATGTAAAGGAATATGGAGGAAAGGGTGGCCAGGAGTACAGGTGTTTGATTCCAGTCTCACAGGGACAAGCTTTAACACCATTCAAGGGAATCTAACTGGGAACATGCAGCAGAAGGAATGTACCACAATCCTGAATGATTTACCTTCTTTAAATGACTACTTTTCATTTAGAATTGAATGTGACAATTATCTGAAATATAATTTTCCAGAACTTGTCACAATTTATGTAAAAG AAAATCCATCCAAACCCACTCTAAGTCCAGCAACAGTAAATGTGATGGAGGGGACCTCAGTGAGTCTGATCTGCTCTGCTGCAGCCCCCTGTCCCTTACTCCCTCCAACTCTGACATGGACCCCCAAACTGAGTGACAGTGTGGAGGATTTGAAGGTGACTCCGAATCGAGTCATAACTTCTATCCTGAACTTTACCGCTTCACATGTCCACCATGGAGAGAAGATCTCCTGCACTGCGCTGTACAAACGACAAGCTGGCAAGAGTGATAAATCATCCAAAACTGATCTGACAGTCGCTGTTCTTT ACTCTCCCAAGAACACCTCAgtgtcagtcagtccctctgaTTCAGTGGTAGAGGGCAGGTTTGTGATTCTGACTTGCAGCAGCAATGCTAACCCAGCAGTGTGGCGCTACAACTGGTACAGAGTTATTGGAGAGCAGGTTTCAACAGTGGGGGCTAGCAGAACGCTAACTGTCCAGGTACCAGCAGATGACAGTTATTTCTACTGTGAAGCCATCAATGACCATGGAACCGAGAAGTCATCTGTCATTGAACTAGATGGAATGT ACCCTCCCAAGAACACCTCAgtgtcagtcagtccctctggTTCAGTGGTAGAGGGCCGCTCTGTGACCCTGACCTGCAACAGCAATGCCAACCCTGCAGTGAAGAACTATACCTGGTACAAAATCAATGGGACTGAGGCTGTCCTTTTAGGATCTGGAGAGAGCTTCACCTTAGACAGTAAAGCAAGTGATAGCGGGGAGTACTGCTGTGAAGCACTGCATGCACTCGGTAAAGAAAAAGCCACAGTTGTTCAGCTGGATATTCAAT ATCCCCCCAAGAACACCTCATTGTCAGTCAGTCCCTCTAGCTCAGTAGCAGAGGGCAGCTCTGTGACTCTGACTTGCAGCAGCAATGCCAACCCAGCAGTGAAGAACTACACCTGGTACAGAGTTGAGGGAAGCGAGAAGGACATTGTCGGGTCTGAAGAGGACCTCAACATCTCCAGTGTGACCAGGCTTTCAAATGAAAAGTACTACTGTGAGGCTCAGAATGTCCATGGACTGCAGACCTCTGAAGCCATCAGTATCAATGTAacgt TTGCTTCAGAGATCCTGAACACCTCTCACTGCATCAGGATTTCAGCTACATCTCAGATCAGATGTTTCTGTGATAGCTATGGGAACCCTACTCCCACACTGGTGTGGCAACTGTCTGGAGAGTCTGTCAATCACTCAACTAACACCATCATCATGGAGGAGCCAATGGGCCAAGCAGGCCTGAGGAGCTCCATCACCATCCACCAATCACAGGAAGAGAAAATACAGAGTCTGGTCTGCCTCAGCTCCAACTTTGTTAATTTTGACAGCTTCACGTTTGACTTAACATCAATGAAAACATTGGAAG GTttccatcttccctctctgttgATCGGGGCTGGTGTGGGGGCAGGAGTGATGATGCTCCTATGCATCCCACTACTTCACTTCTGCAA GCATAGGAGAGCCAGGCAGTCACCAAGCAAAAGACAGAAGGACACAGCAGAGTTCATAGTGACGGATGAG GAGACCCTCTTTCAGGAGGAGGACAATGtctatgccaataaagccatgCTGGATGAGGCCCTCGGGCccaacaggacagtggacagggaAATCGACGACACAGACCTCCTCCACTACGCCAACTTGAACTTCTCCAAACTCCAGGCCAAGGTGGCCGAgcggggggtgggggagggagagatcagGGGAGTCGCCTCCAAAACGGCAGAGTACGCAGTGATCCGCCTGCACTCCACAGGCAGTATCGAGGGAGGGGCTGAGAAGAAGGAGGCCATTCCTGCTCTGGAGCAGGGGGAGCACGCTGAGGACCATGGAGCTAAAGTCTTGGAAGAATCCCAGGCAGGGCACGAGAGTGACGAGGAAGAAGAAGTTGCAAAAGATTCTGCGCTGCCAGAGCTACAGGGTGTGACTAATTATGCCCTCAGTGTCCAGGAGTATACAGAGTCCCCACTGGGACAGTCTGAGCAGCACAACACAGCAGAAACTGCAGTGGACGAGGTGACACTGCTTTCTGAACCGAAAGATTCCGCTAATGGTGAAGAGGAGGACACATATGGGAACATATGTCGTGGTCAGGTCATATCTGAAGCAAATTGTGAACAACCTGAGTTAGATAGGAGGACGAGTAGGAGAGTGTAA
- the LOC118367387 gene encoding myelin-associated glycoprotein-like isoform X4 has protein sequence MHITGAERLILIGGLLQENPSKPTLSPATVNVMEGTSVSLICSAAAPCPLLPPTLTWTPKLSDSVEDLKVTPNRVITSILNFTASHVHHGEKISCTALYKRQAGKSDKSSKTDLTVAVLYSPKNTSVSVSPSDSVVEGRFVILTCSSNANPAVWRYNWYRVIGEQVSTVGASRTLTVQVPADDSYFYCEAINDHGTEKSSVIELDGMYPPKNTSVSVSPSGSVVEGRSVTLTCNSNANPAVKNYTWYKINGTEAVLLGSGESFTLDSKASDSGEYCCEALHALGKEKATVVQLDIQYPPKNTSLSVSPSSSVAEGSSVTLTCSSNANPAVKNYTWYRVEGSEKDIVGSEEDLNISSVTRLSNEKYYCEAQNVHGLQTSEAISINVTFASEILNTSHCIRISATSQIRCFCDSYGNPTPTLVWQLSGESVNHSTNTIIMEEPMGQAGLRSSITIHQSQEEKIQSLVCLSSNFVNFDSFTFDLTSMKTLEGFHLPSLLIGAGVGAGVMMLLCIPLLHFCKHRRARQSPSKRQKDTAEFIVTDEETLFQEEDNVYANKAMLDEALGPNRTVDREIDDTDLLHYANLNFSKLQAKVAERGVGEGEIRGVASKTAEYAVIRLHSTGSIEGGAEKKEAIPALEQGEHAEDHGAKVLEESQAGHESDEEEEVAKDSALPELQGVTNYALSVQEYTESPLGQSEQHNTAETAVDEVTLLSEPKDSANGEEEDTYGNICRGQVISEANCEQPELDRRTSRRV, from the exons ATGCACATCACAGGAGCTGAAAGACTCATCCTCATTGGTGGTCTGCTGCAAG AAAATCCATCCAAACCCACTCTAAGTCCAGCAACAGTAAATGTGATGGAGGGGACCTCAGTGAGTCTGATCTGCTCTGCTGCAGCCCCCTGTCCCTTACTCCCTCCAACTCTGACATGGACCCCCAAACTGAGTGACAGTGTGGAGGATTTGAAGGTGACTCCGAATCGAGTCATAACTTCTATCCTGAACTTTACCGCTTCACATGTCCACCATGGAGAGAAGATCTCCTGCACTGCGCTGTACAAACGACAAGCTGGCAAGAGTGATAAATCATCCAAAACTGATCTGACAGTCGCTGTTCTTT ACTCTCCCAAGAACACCTCAgtgtcagtcagtccctctgaTTCAGTGGTAGAGGGCAGGTTTGTGATTCTGACTTGCAGCAGCAATGCTAACCCAGCAGTGTGGCGCTACAACTGGTACAGAGTTATTGGAGAGCAGGTTTCAACAGTGGGGGCTAGCAGAACGCTAACTGTCCAGGTACCAGCAGATGACAGTTATTTCTACTGTGAAGCCATCAATGACCATGGAACCGAGAAGTCATCTGTCATTGAACTAGATGGAATGT ACCCTCCCAAGAACACCTCAgtgtcagtcagtccctctggTTCAGTGGTAGAGGGCCGCTCTGTGACCCTGACCTGCAACAGCAATGCCAACCCTGCAGTGAAGAACTATACCTGGTACAAAATCAATGGGACTGAGGCTGTCCTTTTAGGATCTGGAGAGAGCTTCACCTTAGACAGTAAAGCAAGTGATAGCGGGGAGTACTGCTGTGAAGCACTGCATGCACTCGGTAAAGAAAAAGCCACAGTTGTTCAGCTGGATATTCAAT ATCCCCCCAAGAACACCTCATTGTCAGTCAGTCCCTCTAGCTCAGTAGCAGAGGGCAGCTCTGTGACTCTGACTTGCAGCAGCAATGCCAACCCAGCAGTGAAGAACTACACCTGGTACAGAGTTGAGGGAAGCGAGAAGGACATTGTCGGGTCTGAAGAGGACCTCAACATCTCCAGTGTGACCAGGCTTTCAAATGAAAAGTACTACTGTGAGGCTCAGAATGTCCATGGACTGCAGACCTCTGAAGCCATCAGTATCAATGTAacgt TTGCTTCAGAGATCCTGAACACCTCTCACTGCATCAGGATTTCAGCTACATCTCAGATCAGATGTTTCTGTGATAGCTATGGGAACCCTACTCCCACACTGGTGTGGCAACTGTCTGGAGAGTCTGTCAATCACTCAACTAACACCATCATCATGGAGGAGCCAATGGGCCAAGCAGGCCTGAGGAGCTCCATCACCATCCACCAATCACAGGAAGAGAAAATACAGAGTCTGGTCTGCCTCAGCTCCAACTTTGTTAATTTTGACAGCTTCACGTTTGACTTAACATCAATGAAAACATTGGAAG GTttccatcttccctctctgttgATCGGGGCTGGTGTGGGGGCAGGAGTGATGATGCTCCTATGCATCCCACTACTTCACTTCTGCAA GCATAGGAGAGCCAGGCAGTCACCAAGCAAAAGACAGAAGGACACAGCAGAGTTCATAGTGACGGATGAG GAGACCCTCTTTCAGGAGGAGGACAATGtctatgccaataaagccatgCTGGATGAGGCCCTCGGGCccaacaggacagtggacagggaAATCGACGACACAGACCTCCTCCACTACGCCAACTTGAACTTCTCCAAACTCCAGGCCAAGGTGGCCGAgcggggggtgggggagggagagatcagGGGAGTCGCCTCCAAAACGGCAGAGTACGCAGTGATCCGCCTGCACTCCACAGGCAGTATCGAGGGAGGGGCTGAGAAGAAGGAGGCCATTCCTGCTCTGGAGCAGGGGGAGCACGCTGAGGACCATGGAGCTAAAGTCTTGGAAGAATCCCAGGCAGGGCACGAGAGTGACGAGGAAGAAGAAGTTGCAAAAGATTCTGCGCTGCCAGAGCTACAGGGTGTGACTAATTATGCCCTCAGTGTCCAGGAGTATACAGAGTCCCCACTGGGACAGTCTGAGCAGCACAACACAGCAGAAACTGCAGTGGACGAGGTGACACTGCTTTCTGAACCGAAAGATTCCGCTAATGGTGAAGAGGAGGACACATATGGGAACATATGTCGTGGTCAGGTCATATCTGAAGCAAATTGTGAACAACCTGAGTTAGATAGGAGGACGAGTAGGAGAGTGTAA
- the LOC118367387 gene encoding myelin-associated glycoprotein-like isoform X6, which translates to MYPPKNTSVSVSPSGSVVEGRSVTLTCNSNANPAVKNYTWYKINGTEAVLLGSGESFTLDSKASDSGEYCCEALHALGKEKATVVQLDIQYPPKNTSLSVSPSSSVAEGSSVTLTCSSNANPAVKNYTWYRVEGSEKDIVGSEEDLNISSVTRLSNEKYYCEAQNVHGLQTSEAISINVTFASEILNTSHCIRISATSQIRCFCDSYGNPTPTLVWQLSGESVNHSTNTIIMEEPMGQAGLRSSITIHQSQEEKIQSLVCLSSNFVNFDSFTFDLTSMKTLEGFHLPSLLIGAGVGAGVMMLLCIPLLHFCKHRRARQSPSKRQKDTAEFIVTDEETLFQEEDNVYANKAMLDEALGPNRTVDREIDDTDLLHYANLNFSKLQAKVAERGVGEGEIRGVASKTAEYAVIRLHSTGSIEGGAEKKEAIPALEQGEHAEDHGAKVLEESQAGHESDEEEEVAKDSALPELQGVTNYALSVQEYTESPLGQSEQHNTAETAVDEVTLLSEPKDSANGEEEDTYGNICRGQVISEANCEQPELDRRTSRRV; encoded by the exons ATGT ACCCTCCCAAGAACACCTCAgtgtcagtcagtccctctggTTCAGTGGTAGAGGGCCGCTCTGTGACCCTGACCTGCAACAGCAATGCCAACCCTGCAGTGAAGAACTATACCTGGTACAAAATCAATGGGACTGAGGCTGTCCTTTTAGGATCTGGAGAGAGCTTCACCTTAGACAGTAAAGCAAGTGATAGCGGGGAGTACTGCTGTGAAGCACTGCATGCACTCGGTAAAGAAAAAGCCACAGTTGTTCAGCTGGATATTCAAT ATCCCCCCAAGAACACCTCATTGTCAGTCAGTCCCTCTAGCTCAGTAGCAGAGGGCAGCTCTGTGACTCTGACTTGCAGCAGCAATGCCAACCCAGCAGTGAAGAACTACACCTGGTACAGAGTTGAGGGAAGCGAGAAGGACATTGTCGGGTCTGAAGAGGACCTCAACATCTCCAGTGTGACCAGGCTTTCAAATGAAAAGTACTACTGTGAGGCTCAGAATGTCCATGGACTGCAGACCTCTGAAGCCATCAGTATCAATGTAacgt TTGCTTCAGAGATCCTGAACACCTCTCACTGCATCAGGATTTCAGCTACATCTCAGATCAGATGTTTCTGTGATAGCTATGGGAACCCTACTCCCACACTGGTGTGGCAACTGTCTGGAGAGTCTGTCAATCACTCAACTAACACCATCATCATGGAGGAGCCAATGGGCCAAGCAGGCCTGAGGAGCTCCATCACCATCCACCAATCACAGGAAGAGAAAATACAGAGTCTGGTCTGCCTCAGCTCCAACTTTGTTAATTTTGACAGCTTCACGTTTGACTTAACATCAATGAAAACATTGGAAG GTttccatcttccctctctgttgATCGGGGCTGGTGTGGGGGCAGGAGTGATGATGCTCCTATGCATCCCACTACTTCACTTCTGCAA GCATAGGAGAGCCAGGCAGTCACCAAGCAAAAGACAGAAGGACACAGCAGAGTTCATAGTGACGGATGAG GAGACCCTCTTTCAGGAGGAGGACAATGtctatgccaataaagccatgCTGGATGAGGCCCTCGGGCccaacaggacagtggacagggaAATCGACGACACAGACCTCCTCCACTACGCCAACTTGAACTTCTCCAAACTCCAGGCCAAGGTGGCCGAgcggggggtgggggagggagagatcagGGGAGTCGCCTCCAAAACGGCAGAGTACGCAGTGATCCGCCTGCACTCCACAGGCAGTATCGAGGGAGGGGCTGAGAAGAAGGAGGCCATTCCTGCTCTGGAGCAGGGGGAGCACGCTGAGGACCATGGAGCTAAAGTCTTGGAAGAATCCCAGGCAGGGCACGAGAGTGACGAGGAAGAAGAAGTTGCAAAAGATTCTGCGCTGCCAGAGCTACAGGGTGTGACTAATTATGCCCTCAGTGTCCAGGAGTATACAGAGTCCCCACTGGGACAGTCTGAGCAGCACAACACAGCAGAAACTGCAGTGGACGAGGTGACACTGCTTTCTGAACCGAAAGATTCCGCTAATGGTGAAGAGGAGGACACATATGGGAACATATGTCGTGGTCAGGTCATATCTGAAGCAAATTGTGAACAACCTGAGTTAGATAGGAGGACGAGTAGGAGAGTGTAA